In Fragaria vesca subsp. vesca linkage group LG5, FraVesHawaii_1.0, whole genome shotgun sequence, the genomic stretch TGCAACTATGGATCACATAATATAATTTATATTCCTCTGTTCAAATGGAAATTCTTTAGTCCATAGGTGAGTTTTCACCAAGATGACATGGTATCATCATAACCTCTCGTTACGAACCGTTAGTAGACTTTTGGACATGACTGAACCAAGAAGTAAACTGTTTTAATGATCTGTGGGAGTCAACTTCGTGGTGCTCTCATCCTTATTCAAGCAATTAGATAGATAGGACAATAAAAACGACAAAAAAAATTCCCGCAGTTTTGGGTTGGGCCTTCAAAATTATTCCAACCGGTCCAATTCCCCAAAAGCCCAAAAGGTCAGCTCTGCTGGTCTCTCTGCAATCCCCAACTTCGAATTCTGAGCTGAAACTCAGCCACTGCCGCCAAAACCTTCACAGTCTGACTCGGACTCAAAACCTCCACCACCTTCCTCACCGTCGACCCTCTCAGCCCGTCGGCGCTCTCAATCAGCCTCAGCATCGCCGCCTTCAGCTCCTCCATCGCCTCATCCAGCGTCGAAATCTGACCGTCCATCAACCTCCCCACTCTCCTCACCGTCGCCAGAATCGGCGGCGCCGCCACGCTCTCCTGGATCCTCGCCATTGTCTCCGACAGCTCCCTCTCGCTCCGTCGCGTCTCCAATTTCAGCCGGTCCAGCTCCGTCACCTGCTCCGGCCTCAAATCCTCCACCATGCGGAGAATCAGCGTGGGCTTGAATCCGGCGAGCCAGAGCAAGGTCTTCTCGAACTAGCTGAGCCACGGCGGAGAGAAAATGACGAAAACGTCCTCCTCGGCGGTGAGGAACTTCTCGTGGAAGTACTGCTGGTAGTGGCACAGAACCTGTTCGATCAAATGCCTCTGACGCTCCTCCTTGATTGAAGTCTCCGGCGAATCCGACGAAATCCGGAGCTCGTCTAGGAAGCGTTGCTGCCGGAGTAGCCAGCCGTCCAGAAAAACGACGAAGCGTTCACGGATTGGGTGTGACATGT encodes the following:
- the LOC101313994 gene encoding uncharacterized protein LOC101313994; the protein is MVEDLRPEQVTELDRLKLETRRSERELSETMARIQESVAAPPILATVRRVGRLMDGQISTLDEAMEELKAAMLRLIESADGLRGSTVRKVVEVLSPSQTVKVLAAVAEFQLRIRSWGLQRDQQS